In the Quercus lobata isolate SW786 chromosome 5, ValleyOak3.0 Primary Assembly, whole genome shotgun sequence genome, one interval contains:
- the LOC115989325 gene encoding probable serine/threonine-protein kinase PBL21 isoform X2, with translation MSVPEMDFSADCVEPKEYCWRDLELLTNSFSKENFIGKINFGKVYRGKTQQGQEVTVKIWFYPDVGRIAKHYANYGLTRLESECIFLTHPDVVNHPNLVKLIGYCCEVEDQHFGVVYDLRSKDTLINITDKDDLTWKQRMQVASAIARVLEHLHCQNPPYLLHFVHPALIMLDQHLLNQDVMLISDIPYLDNSFFKTGDWGPTSDQFSFAIVLLELICKHAFGGEKWKYDDQLPELWAWKKYKYSGFQPVDCPLVHKSLKREPGFHAF, from the exons ATGTCCGTTCCAG aGATGGATTTTTCTGCTGATTGTGTCGAACCAAAAGAATATTGCTGGAGGGATTTGGAACTCCTAACAAACTCCTTTAGCAAAGAAAACTTTATTGGAAAGATAAATTTCGGGAAAGTCTATAGGGGAAAAACTCAGCAAGGTCAAGAAGTTACAGTCAAGATATGGTTTTACCCTGACGTTGGAAGAATTGCCAAACATTATGCTAATTATGGACTTACCAGACTGGAG AGTGAATGCATTTTTCTGACACATCCAGATGTTGTAAATCACCCAAATTTGGTAAAATTGATTGGATATTGCTGTGAAGTTGAAGATCAGCACTTTGGTGTTGTCTATGATCTTAGATCAAAGGATACTCTTATCAACATCACTGACAAAG ATGATTTAACTTGGAAGCAAAGAATGCAGGTGGCATCTGCGATTGCACGTGTGCTTGAGCATTTGCATTGTCAGAATCCCCCTTACCTACTTCACTTTGTTCACCCTGCTCTTATAATGCTTGATCAG CATCTTCTGAACCAGGACGTCATGTTAATCTCAGATATTCCCTATTTAGACAACAGTTTTTTCAAGACAG GAGATTGGGGGCCGACATCAGATCAGTTTTCATTTGCTATTGTACTTCTTGAACTCATATGTAAACATGCCTTCGGTGGGGAGAAGTGGAAATATGATGATCAACTACCTGAGTTATGGGCttggaaaaaatacaagtattCTGGCTTCCAACCAGTTGACTGTCCACTTGTGCATAAGAGCCTGAAGAGAGAACCTGGATTTCATGCCTTTTGA
- the LOC115989325 gene encoding probable serine/threonine-protein kinase PBL21 isoform X1, whose translation MSVPEMDFSADCVEPKEYCWRDLELLTNSFSKENFIGKINFGKVYRGKTQQGQEVTVKIWFYPDVGRIAKHYANYGLTRLESECIFLTHPDVVNHPNLVKLIGYCCEVEDQHFGVVYDLRSKDTLINITDKDDLTWKQRMQVASAIARVLEHLHCQNPPYLLHFVHPALIMLDQDFNPVLFDFFMLTGGALGEKQHLLNQDVMLISDIPYLDNSFFKTGDWGPTSDQFSFAIVLLELICKHAFGGEKWKYDDQLPELWAWKKYKYSGFQPVDCPLVHKSLKREPGFHAF comes from the exons ATGTCCGTTCCAG aGATGGATTTTTCTGCTGATTGTGTCGAACCAAAAGAATATTGCTGGAGGGATTTGGAACTCCTAACAAACTCCTTTAGCAAAGAAAACTTTATTGGAAAGATAAATTTCGGGAAAGTCTATAGGGGAAAAACTCAGCAAGGTCAAGAAGTTACAGTCAAGATATGGTTTTACCCTGACGTTGGAAGAATTGCCAAACATTATGCTAATTATGGACTTACCAGACTGGAG AGTGAATGCATTTTTCTGACACATCCAGATGTTGTAAATCACCCAAATTTGGTAAAATTGATTGGATATTGCTGTGAAGTTGAAGATCAGCACTTTGGTGTTGTCTATGATCTTAGATCAAAGGATACTCTTATCAACATCACTGACAAAG ATGATTTAACTTGGAAGCAAAGAATGCAGGTGGCATCTGCGATTGCACGTGTGCTTGAGCATTTGCATTGTCAGAATCCCCCTTACCTACTTCACTTTGTTCACCCTGCTCTTATAATGCTTGATCAG GATTTCAATCCAGTGCTATTCGACTTTTTTATGCTAACTGGTGGAGCTCTTGGTGAAAAGCAGCATCTTCTGAACCAGGACGTCATGTTAATCTCAGATATTCCCTATTTAGACAACAGTTTTTTCAAGACAG GAGATTGGGGGCCGACATCAGATCAGTTTTCATTTGCTATTGTACTTCTTGAACTCATATGTAAACATGCCTTCGGTGGGGAGAAGTGGAAATATGATGATCAACTACCTGAGTTATGGGCttggaaaaaatacaagtattCTGGCTTCCAACCAGTTGACTGTCCACTTGTGCATAAGAGCCTGAAGAGAGAACCTGGATTTCATGCCTTTTGA